CCCGCGGACAGCTGCTCTGCGCCGTCAGCGAGGGACGTGCTGCCCTCGGCGAGACGACCAGCGCCATCGGCCAGCTCGCTGCTGCCCTCGGCGAGCTGGCCGGCGCCGGCGTCTGCCTCGCTGAGGCCGTCGCGCAGCGTGATCGCACCGGTCGCGAGACGCGACGTGCCCGACTGCAGCTCCGTGGCCCCGGATGCGAGCGCACCGTTGCCCTGGGCGAGGGACACCGCGCCCTCGCGCAGCGTGCCTGTGCCAGCAGCCAGCGTGCCCGCGCCGCTGCGGAGGTCACGCGCTCCGGCGTACAGGCTCGACGCGCCGTTCTTCAGCTTGCCCGCGCCCGCTGCGAGAGCGTCGGTGCCCTTGACCAGATCCTTGGCGCCCTTGGCGAGAGCCGTGCTGCCGTCGGCGATCGCACCAGTACCGGTCGTGAGCGGACCGGTCGCCGCAGCAAGCTTCCCGGTGCCGGCCTTGAGGTCCGCGGCACCGGCGGCGAGATCCTTGCTGCCACCGACGAGCGGCTTGAGCGCCTCGTCGCGGAACTTCACGCTGCCGCCCTGGAGACGCTTGGCACCCGCGAGGGCACCGTCGAGCTTCGTCGCGAAGCCGTTGGCCTGGCGGCTGATCTCCTGCGCCCCGGCCTTCGCGTCGCCCACGCCGTCCTTGAGGCCGCTGATCATCTCGGCGAACCTCGGGATCTCGGCTCCGGTGAGCTCGTTGTCGGCGAGCATCGCCTCGATCTGCTCGAGCGTGGGGATCGCCGTGTCGAGGCCGCTGTCGAGCAGGTCGGCGCCAGCGGCGAGCCCGCGCGCTCCTGCGGGCGCAGCCGCGAGGCCGCCAGCGAGCTGGTCGGCACCGGCGACGATGCCCTCGTCACCCGCGAACGCGGCGAGCGCGCCCTGCGCACCGTCGCGCAGCGCGATCGCGCCGTCGGAGACCTTGCCGGCACCAGCGTCCGCGGACTTGATGCCCGCGGCAAGGGTCCCGGCGGAGGAGTTGAGCCTCGTGCTGCCGTCGGCGAGCTTGTCGGCGCCTGCCTTGAGGCTCTTCGCACCGTTCTTCACGGCGACCGCGCCGTCGGCGGCCGCGGCGGCGCCGGTCGAGAGCGACTTGGTGCCCTTGGTGAGGGTGCCCGTCCCGGCGTGGAGCTTCGAGGCGCCAGCGTCGAGCGAGCCGGCGCCCTCAGCGAGGCGTGACGCGCCCGACGAGGCCTGGGCGGCCCCCTGCGCGAGTCGTGCTGCGCCCGCGTCCGCAGACTGGAGCCCGTCGGCGAGCGTCGTCGAGCCGTCGACGAGCTTGCCGGTGCCATCCGCGAGCGAGCCGGCGCCCTCCGCGAGGCGGTTAGCGCCCTCGTTGAGCGTGCCGGCGCCCGTCTTGAGGTCGGCTGCGCCGGTCGCCAGCGTCGTGGCTCCCTCGGCTGCCGTGCTGGCGCCTTCCGCGAGCGTGGCCGCACCTTCGTCGACCCGGCCGGAGCCGTCGGACAGCTTGATCGACCCGTCTCGCACCTTCCCGTGGAAGACGAGCAGGAACGTGATCAGGGCGATCGCGGTGAGGGCGAGGAGGACGTGGCCGATCACGTGCATCGTGGTGGCCAGTGAGGATCTGGGTGCGGCTGAGCGGGGCGAAGTCATGGGCGTTCCTGTCCGCGGCCGTCGTTGGCGCGCGTTTCTCAGCAGCCGGAGGCTGTCGTCGGTCTGTTTCGGGCACGCTCGCGCCACGCGGTGGCGAGGTCGCGATGCGCTGGTGGGTCAGGGCGAGACGCTCGTCGTTGAGCGTCCGGGTCGGGCGGCGGTCGCCGCAGGCCGGCAGGGGTCTCTCCTCCCCGCCCGGCGGGCCGTGCTGGAGGATAAGTGATACTTGAAGTACTAGGTAACTCTGCAAAGAGCCTACCAAGAACCGTCGCGTCTGTGAACTGAATCACACGCTCGGCGTGGCGAGATCACCCCGTTCTGGGGCATTCCGAGCGTTGACCTGCGGCGAGACGCTCCGCGAAGCAGCCCTCGTCGACGGCCGCGACCTACCCGTCGAGGCCGGTGGGACCTTGGTCCGGGCCTCAGCGCGGAAGATCGGTGTACGCGTCCAGCACGACGCGCGCGTAGACCTTTGCTCCCGAGGGGTTCGGGTGCACACCGTCCGCGGCCAGCCCCTCGCCCTTCTTAGAGATCGCGCCGCTCCAGTCCGCGACGACGACGTTCGGGTAGTCCTTCGCGGCGCGCGCCAGCTCCTTGTTCGTCCCCTTGATCCACGACCGCGCCCCGTAGGCGTTGACGAAGATCACCCGACGCTCGGGGCCCACAGCCTCCATCACGTCGGCGACCTGGTCGCGCCGCAGGGTCGTGTTCGTCGCGAGCGACAGGACGACGACGTCACGCAGCCGTCCCTTCTTCTCGAGGTTGGCCATGATGCCCGGCGCCGCGAGCATCGAACGGGACACCTCGGCGTCGATCGCCGCGTCGGGGAGGACCTTCGCGAGCTCCTCGGCGCTCGCGAGGGTCACCGAGTCCCCGATGATCGTCACGTCCGCGCCGGTCAACGGCGCAGGCTCGGTCCGCTCCGGGGAAGGCTCGGCCGAAGCGCCCGGACTTGCGCTCGGGGTGGCCGACACCTTCGGGTCCGCGGCCTTGCCCGGCTCGGTCGACGCGGGCGCTCCGGGAGTCTCGGTCAGCGCGGGCGGAAGGGTCGTCGGCGCCGACTCGAACGCGACCCCGATCCCCTTCTCGATCTGCTCCTCGATCGCCGAGACGGACGGGGCCGTCGCGATAGCGACGCCCGCGCCGACGACGGCGAGGCTCGTGAGCGCGGCTAACGCGGCGCCACGCGCGCGCAAGCGGCGCTGAGGAGCGGCGAGCGGGACGGGCGCGCTCTGCGAGATCGCGCCGGCAGACGTCGTCGCCCAGGCGCCGAGGGCCTGGGCCGCGCCGGCGAACCCGAGCTTCTGCACCGGCACCTCGACCCAGCGGTAGGACAGCCCGGCGAGGACGAACGTCACGATGATCGTCAGCACCCACACGAGGTAGACGCCCGTCCCCTCGACGTACTGCTTCGCGAAGATCTGCGTCAGGAGCACGAAGACCGGCCAGTGCCACAGGTACAGGCCGTAGCTGCGTCGCCCGACCCACACGAGCACCGGGCTCTCGAGCCAACGGTGGACCGTGCCACCGCGGAGCAGCGCGGCGATCACCGCCGCGGAGCCGAGCGAGGCGAGGAGGAGGCCTCCACGATACGTCCACGCCGACTCCCACGGCAGCACTGCGGCGAGGACCGCGATCGCGGCCAAGCCCGCGGCCGCCATGACCGTCGGCCGGGGCAGCCGGACGGGTGACCCGCGACGCTCGGCCGCGGGTCGCGCGAACCAGAACGCGAGGGCGACGCCGAGCATGAGCCCGAAGAGGTGGGTGTCCGTGCCGTAGTAGACGCGGGTCGGGTCGGTGTCGGGTGACCAGACCACGCTCATCGCGACAGCGGACGCAGCCGCAGCAGAGAGGCCGAGCAGCACGCCGACAGGACGCCAGCTGCGGCGGAACCGCAGGACCAGGAGCGCCACGAAGGGCCAGAGGAGGTAGAACTGCTCCTCGACCGCGAGCGACCACAGGTTGGCGAACAGCTGCGGGCTGAGCGCGGCGAAGTACGTGTCCTCCCCCGCGATCGACACCCAGTTGCTCGAGAACGTCATGGCGCCGAACGCCTGCCGGTCCAGGTCGACGCGTACGTCACCCCCGACGACGAGGGCGGCCGAGGCGCCGACGGCGAGCACGAGCGAGAGAGCCGGCAGCAGACGACGGGCACGCTTCGCCCAGAACGTCCCGAGCGCGAGGCGTCCCGTGCTGGCGTGCTCGCGCACGATGCCGGTCGTGATGAGGAAGCCGGAGATCACGAAGAAGACGTCGACCCCGACGAAGCCGCCCGGCATCGCGGTCGGGGCCAGGTGGAACGCCAGGACCAGCAGGATGGCGATCGCGCGCAGGCCGTCCAGGCCCGGGATCCAGCGCCGGTGGGGCTCAGGACTCCTTGCGTCGCCTGCCTCCGCGACCTCCGTGACGGCGGTCGCCTCGAGCTCCATGGTGCGTGGTTCTGTCACAGCGTTGGTCGTGCCTCCGAGCTTGCCCCTGCTTGCGTCATCCAGTCTCGCACGGTCCGGCCACCGACCGGCCGAGCGCCGCACGGCGTTCCGTCACACGAGCTCGGCGACGTCCATCTGGACGTGGACGTGACCTTGCTCGCGCCGTGCGCCGCGGACCGCGACAGCCTCCTTGAGGGCGAGCGCCAGGGCCCTGCCTTGACCACGCGGC
This genomic window from Flavimobilis soli contains:
- a CDS encoding acyltransferase family protein; its protein translation is MTEPRTMELEATAVTEVAEAGDARSPEPHRRWIPGLDGLRAIAILLVLAFHLAPTAMPGGFVGVDVFFVISGFLITTGIVREHASTGRLALGTFWAKRARRLLPALSLVLAVGASAALVVGGDVRVDLDRQAFGAMTFSSNWVSIAGEDTYFAALSPQLFANLWSLAVEEQFYLLWPFVALLVLRFRRSWRPVGVLLGLSAAAASAVAMSVVWSPDTDPTRVYYGTDTHLFGLMLGVALAFWFARPAAERRGSPVRLPRPTVMAAAGLAAIAVLAAVLPWESAWTYRGGLLLASLGSAAVIAALLRGGTVHRWLESPVLVWVGRRSYGLYLWHWPVFVLLTQIFAKQYVEGTGVYLVWVLTIIVTFVLAGLSYRWVEVPVQKLGFAGAAQALGAWATTSAGAISQSAPVPLAAPQRRLRARGAALAALTSLAVVGAGVAIATAPSVSAIEEQIEKGIGVAFESAPTTLPPALTETPGAPASTEPGKAADPKVSATPSASPGASAEPSPERTEPAPLTGADVTIIGDSVTLASAEELAKVLPDAAIDAEVSRSMLAAPGIMANLEKKGRLRDVVVLSLATNTTLRRDQVADVMEAVGPERRVIFVNAYGARSWIKGTNKELARAAKDYPNVVVADWSGAISKKGEGLAADGVHPNPSGAKVYARVVLDAYTDLPR